A single genomic interval of Arthrobacter methylotrophus harbors:
- a CDS encoding PH domain-containing protein: MTQEQTAVDGDWHRVHPASPFMRGWVALVAIVYFFGRDTFERTLQGRGNIGDNLNDRTPWLLAGGGVVLLLALGSFVLSWYFTRYQLAEGYVRVNTGFLFKQQRQARLDRVQAIDIVQPLLARIFGLAELKFEVADAGHSAVRLSYLRLAQAKQLRATILGRAAGIADGSETVEVPEAPELVVLYLPPGRLVGSLILSEQSFFIVLSAIASVLVSVLTESRAFILYLIPAILGLGTAYWRSFNKGYNFTAAISPDGIRLRYGLLDTQAQTVPPGRIQAVKVTQPPLWRILGWYRIHVNVAGYGEHHRSEAEHRTMLLPVGRKSEVMMMLSLVLPDPGTAEPERVFTAGLTGLDSDAGFVTSPKRAWILSPLGWRRNGFHATDTALLLRSGRWWRKLVLVPHQRTQSMALHQGPLARLFGVADLVLHTTPGPVAPRLIQAATAEAVGLFDQQAARARKARKLQTSEQWLAQLPGVHAVQHSSNHSSNQEEPDHG; encoded by the coding sequence GTGACCCAGGAACAGACCGCCGTCGACGGCGACTGGCACCGTGTGCACCCGGCGTCGCCGTTCATGCGGGGATGGGTGGCACTGGTCGCGATCGTCTATTTCTTTGGCCGAGATACCTTTGAGCGGACCCTCCAAGGCCGCGGAAACATTGGCGACAACCTCAACGACCGCACGCCATGGCTCTTGGCTGGTGGAGGCGTCGTGCTGTTGCTGGCCTTGGGATCCTTCGTCCTCAGCTGGTACTTCACCCGCTATCAGCTTGCCGAAGGCTATGTCCGGGTCAACACCGGATTCCTGTTCAAACAGCAGCGCCAGGCCAGGCTTGACCGGGTCCAGGCCATCGACATTGTGCAGCCCTTGCTTGCCCGTATTTTCGGGCTCGCGGAGCTGAAGTTCGAGGTGGCCGATGCCGGACACTCGGCGGTGCGGCTCTCCTACCTGAGACTCGCCCAGGCCAAGCAGCTCCGTGCCACCATCCTGGGCCGTGCCGCCGGTATTGCTGACGGGAGCGAAACGGTCGAGGTGCCCGAGGCTCCTGAACTGGTGGTGCTCTACCTCCCGCCTGGAAGGCTTGTCGGTTCGCTCATCCTGAGCGAGCAAAGTTTCTTCATTGTGCTCAGCGCCATCGCATCCGTGCTGGTGTCCGTGCTGACTGAGTCCCGCGCCTTCATCCTCTACTTGATTCCAGCAATCCTCGGTTTGGGCACGGCCTACTGGCGCTCGTTCAACAAGGGCTACAACTTCACGGCGGCAATTTCCCCTGACGGCATCCGTCTGCGCTACGGACTCCTGGACACCCAGGCCCAGACCGTGCCCCCAGGCCGGATCCAAGCCGTCAAAGTCACGCAGCCGCCCTTGTGGCGCATTCTTGGCTGGTATCGGATCCACGTGAACGTTGCAGGCTATGGTGAACACCACCGCAGCGAAGCCGAGCACCGCACCATGCTGCTTCCCGTCGGCCGGAAGTCCGAAGTGATGATGATGCTCTCGCTCGTCCTGCCCGATCCCGGTACCGCCGAGCCGGAGCGTGTCTTCACCGCGGGCTTGACCGGCCTCGATTCCGACGCCGGCTTTGTCACCAGCCCCAAGCGTGCCTGGATTCTTTCCCCGTTGGGCTGGCGACGCAACGGCTTCCATGCCACGGATACGGCCTTGTTGCTGCGCTCCGGACGTTGGTGGCGGAAGTTGGTACTGGTCCCGCATCAACGAACCCAGTCCATGGCCCTCCACCAAGGTCCGTTGGCCCGGCTCTTTGGCGTGGCCGATCTGGTGCTCCACACGACTCCAGGACCCGTGGCACCCCGGCTCATCCAGGCAGCCACCGCGGAAGCGGTCGGCTTGTTCGACCAGCAGGCCGCCCGAGCCCGGAAAGCCCGCAAATTGCAGACCAGCGAGCAATGGCTGGCCCAGTTACCAGGGGTGCACGCAGTACAACACTCATCAAACCACTCATCAAACCAGGAGGAACCAGACCATGGCTAG